One segment of Phragmites australis chromosome 13, lpPhrAust1.1, whole genome shotgun sequence DNA contains the following:
- the LOC133889142 gene encoding E3 ubiquitin-protein ligase EL5-like: MSSLPEDDAGSDPPVAWWKTASPVGGDVVLSGVVLLFVALAFAFVLYHYFTASRRGPRDGVLVSSSSGQRGTYRGDAAAGTSDRGGVDPAVLQKLPVMVYRAKDSAGEALECVVCLAELADGEAARFLPGCGHGFHAECVDLWLRGHSTCPLCRLDIDKTDALLAPSPSALPPALPEPANYPTNLPTNVLFWGSQDTVTTATTAGPSSPGGASAALVIEIRETAPAVAPPREGDAEKAQGLARMSSLRRLWNRGRHEAAATSSPVRAAAAAVPLQMMTLSEHLHR, translated from the coding sequence ATGTCATCGTTGCCGGAGGACGACGCGGGCAGCGACCCGCCGGTCGCGTGGTGGAAAACAGCCTCGCCGGTGGGCGGCGACGTCGTCCTCTCCGGTGTCGTCCTCCTCTTCGTGGCCCTCGCCTTCGCGTTCGTCCTGTACCACTACTTCACGGCCAGTCGCCGCGGCCCGCGGGACGGCGTGTTGGTGTCGTCGTCGAGCGGCCAGCGCGGCACGTACAGAGGTGATGCCGCGGCTGGCACCAGCGACCGAGGCGGCGTCGACCCGGCGGTGCTCCAGAAGTTGCCGGTGATGGTGTACAGGGCGAAGGACAGCGCGGGAGAGGCGCTGGAGTGCGTCGTGTGCCTCGCCGAGCTCGCCGACGGTGAGGCGGCCAGGTTCTTGCCCGGGTGCGGGCACGGTTTCCACGCCGAGTGCGTCGACCTGTGGCTGCGGGGCCACTCCACCTGCCCGCTCTGCCGCCTCGACATCGACAAGACGGACGCCCTCCTTGCGCCCTCCCCGTCGGCCCTCCCTCCGGCGCTGCCGGAGCCCGCGAACTACCCAACAAACCTGCCGACGAACGTCCTGTTCTGGGGTTCCCAGGACACGGTGACGACCGCGACAACCGCCGGCCCGAGCTCTCCCGGTGGAGCATCAGCGGCCCTGGTCATCGAGATCCGTGAGACGGCACCGGCTGTGGCGCCGCCGCGTGAAGGTGACGCGGAGAAGGCGCAGGGCTTGGCGAGGATGAGCTCGCTCAGGCGGCTGTGGAACAGAGGGAGGCATGAGGCGGCTGCTACGAGCTCCCCCGTTCGTGCTGCGGCTGCTGCCGTGCCGCTGCAGATGATGACACTGAGCGAGCACCTGCATCGCTGA